In the Solanum pennellii chromosome 5, SPENNV200 genome, one interval contains:
- the LOC107018505 gene encoding AP2/ERF and B3 domain-containing transcription factor RAV1, translated as MEGSISSIDQESTTSDSLSIAPAASSSTMIKSSTTIKPPPESGLCRMGSGTSVIIDAENGVEAESRKLPSSRYKGVVPQPNGRWGAQIYEKHQRVWLGTFNEENEAARAYDVAAQRFRGRDAVTNFKPLLENQESDDMEIAFLNSHSKAEIVDMLRKHTYIDELEQSKRLFGFTKDGMIKRKDGLVISSFFGSTNDKVNCKAREQLFEKVVTPSDVGKLNRLVIPKQHAEKHFPLQNGNNSKGVLLNFEDLNGKVWRFRYSYWNSSQSYVLTKGWSRFVKEKNLKAGDIVSFQRSSSGDKQLYIDFKAKNVGNTSVVVTNQVQAQVQVPIVQMVRLFGVNICKVPANVSNVVIDNNNNNNNNNNMTSWSGGKRRMEMELLTFESCRKKQRVIIDAL; from the coding sequence atggaaggAAGTATTAGTAGCATAGATCAAGAGAGTACTACTAGTGACTCTCTCTCCATTGCTCCGGCCGCGTCGTCATCGACGATGATTAAATCGTCGACGACGATAAAACCGCCGCCGGAGAGTGGTCTTTGCCGGATGGGGAGTGGAACAAGTGTGATAATTGATGCTGAAAATGGTGTTGAAGCTGAATCAAGAAAACTCCCATCTTCAAGGTACAAAGGTGTGGTCCCACAACCAAATGGTCGTTGGGGCGCACAAATCTATGAAAAGCATCAGAGGGTATGGTTAGGCACATTTAACGAGGAAAATGAAGCCGCTAGGGCTTATGACGTCGCGGCCCAGAGATTCAGGGGCCGCGACGCTGTAACTAATTTCAAACCCTTGCTTGAGAATCAAGAAAGCGATGACATGGAAATCGCTTTCTTGAATTCACATTCCAAGGCGGAGATCGTTGACATGTTACGTAAACATACGTATATCGATGAGTTGGAACAAAGTAAGAGATTGTTTGGATTTACTAAAGACGGCATGATAAAAAGGAAAGATGGACTAGTAATTAGTTCGTTTTTTGGTAGTACAAATGATAAAGTCAATTGCAAAGCGCGTGAACAGCTATTTGAAAAAGTTGTTACACCGAGTGACGTTGGAAAACTTAATAGGCTTGTGATACCAAAACAACATgctgaaaaacattttccattaCAAAATGGAAATAATTCGAAAGGGGTTTTGTTGAATTTCGAAGATTTAAATGGTAAAGTATGGAGATTTAGGTACTCGTATTGGAATAGTAGTCAAAGTTATGTTTTAACAAAAGGATGGAGTCGTTTCGTTAAGGAAAAAAACTTGAAGGCCGGTGATATTGTGAGTTTTCAACGATCTTCAAGTGGAGATAAACAATTGTATATCGATTTTAAGGCTAAAAATGTGGGGAATACTAGTGTGGTTGTTACGAATCAAGTTCAGGCTCAGGTTCAAGTTCCAATAGTACAAATGGTGAGATTATTCGGAGTTAATATATGCAAGGTACCCGCGAATGTAAGTAATGTTGTTAttgataacaataataataacaataacaataataatatgacTAGTTGGAGTGGGGGCAAAAGGAGGATGGAGATGGAATTGTTGACATTTGAGTCATGTAGAAAGAAACAAAGGGTTATTATTGATGCTTTGTAA